The segment CGCTAACCTGGTCGGCGAGGCCGCTGGTGGATGTGACGTTAGAGAGCATGTAATCGGCATCCGCTTCAACAATGCCGATGACTTCAGCGGAGCGCTGAAGCTGCACGAGCTGCTTGTCAAGGTCGGAGCGTTGGGAGAGAAGATTGTCGAGATTGAGGTCTAGGGCTCGCTGGTACGCAATGCACTCGTGAAGGAGACGGGTCATGGCTCCGACATCGGTGAGGGTTCGAATGTGTTCGAGTGCCTCCGTAGAGCCGAATTTGATGGAGTCTTGGTGATCGAGGTGACGATCATCTTCGACGGTAGTGATGGAGCCGGTGGGAGTGGAAGCCATATCTGGAGATCTGGCTTGCTGGTGGAAAGCCTCTTTCTACAGAGGAAGTGAAGATTCTGTATCTATTCTACTTCCATTTGCAAACAAACACACAGAAATGAACTTTCATCTTACCCGGGAGTTGGATGAGAATGGCTAATATataatacatatatacatatacagatagatagatagatatatatatatatatatatatatttggttaaAATAACTCCGAAGTACAAAGTTAAGGTGATCATTTTTGCCCGATTCATCTATTGTTCGatcaatttttcttcttcatttcgatattaaatctaatttaacTCGAATTAGGTCTAACTTGTCAATAAATTTATAGCTCATAGTGGGCAGAAAAGCAAGCTAAAAAAGACACTCACACCCAAATAAATAGTCATTCAGACTTCTTTGAGCAATACTGGTTGAAATTGTTAGTACTAGCATGTGAAACGCCTTGATTTCGGTGGTTAGGATATACATGATTGTAGCTTTGTTgagtttatttgttttcttagtAGTTTGTAACTTACAAGTTTTGTGTTAAAAAGAgcttatttgttattattgaGATATAGCCAACATGATGGGTAATTTTCAAATCgttggaggaatcaagaaactcaacaacaacaaatataACATGTGAGCAATATGCATGATGTCTTATTTACAAAGACAAGACTTTTGGGAGGTCGCTGACAGGAGTGAAACTACGTCGCCTGAGAAGGATTCTAATGGCgccttgcgcaaatggagaatcaaagcacCAAAATATGTTTGTCTTGAAGACAAGAATCAAAGAAGAGATGTTAAAGCACATTTGGTATGAAAAGACATCAAAAGAAGCATGAGACATATTCGTGATattgttctcaaagaagaacgatacgaGGCTACAACTCATAGAGAATGAGTTGTTATCAATTTTACAATGTGACATGATgattgctcagtacttccacaagATCAAGTCGATTTACTGGGAGATTATTGTACTAGACCCGAAGTCCGTCATTGGAGAAGCTCAAATGAAGAGAATCATTATTCACAGATTGCGACCAGAATATAGAAGTTTTGTTATTGTTGTACAAGGATGACAcactcaaccatcacttgtagagtttgaaaatttgctAGCCGGTTAAGAAGCCGTGGCTAAGCAAATGGGAGGCATCACATtaaagggtgaagaagaagcactctacacaagtgaaagtcAGAGTAACAATAAGCTAGCTACCAAATGTGAATACAAATATGGTGACAAAGAAAGAAGTCACCAAGGAATTGCACAACCAGAGAGAGGTCAAAAGAATGACAACAAAAGCTCTCTAGTGAAGAGATTTGAAAGTACCGGCTACAATTGTGGGAAGAAGAGCTACATGAACAGGAGATGGAGGAGACATGGGATGCAGAAGCAATATGTGTCATAGAAGAAGACAATCTAGCGCTCATGGAAACGATGGAAGAGTATNtaccatatccactaaagattgtcctatgCTAAAaatatgcaagaaaaaaaacggTCAAAGTCAGAGGGGCAAAAGGGGCATTTTGCTCCTCAGCTCATTATAAGGGTCTTGAGGATTTTTCCACCGAGCACCGACAAAGAGAAAAGTGTGAGAAAGAAAGTTGAGAGAAAAGAAACTTGAGAGGGGAAAGCAAAGTGCCAGACTTCTCGTCGGAGAACCATCATTGAAGTTCATTCTCGACTAAGACTTACACGCTGAAGTTCCTTCTTGAAGAAAAGGAGGACTTGTGTTGTAGAGGTTTCATTTTCCATCAAGATCCTAGGGAAATTTGCAAGGTAATATCTTGAACGTTCCTCTTCATATCTGAGATCTTCCTTTAGGAATAGAATGCTAAAGTTTGCTACCTTCATCTAGGGAAGATCCGCCGCTGATTTCGTGAGGAAAATCGGACGAGTTGAGGTCTGAGAATCTTTCCAAGAACGGTAAGGATGTTAATGGACCTCCTTCCGACGCTCATAACTCGTCGTATgattaagtaaaaataaaaaaaaaatactggcTCGTAGGTTGTAGTAtgatctaaaactttgttgAAGAAGTCATTTCGGTTTGGATTAAAAATCAAGAGTCAGGAAAATGAGAAGAACATCAAAAAACTAATTGGAAATCCACTTTTCAAataggaggagagagaaggcgACAGCGCGCCACGTGTCAACCGACAAGAGGACCCTATGCACCAATAGCTACCGGACATGAGTCGAATGCCGCCGGGAGAGACGTGACTCCAACCTTCCAGCAACACGCGTCTGCGGCCACGCAACCTGACCCGCGTTCCTCAGCTGACCCAGTTCCCACGTGATGAAACAAACCCTGGCGACCCGCGGTCCACATGAACTGAACCGACGACCCGTGGTTGCAGAAAAACGTGCACTCGTGACACTCGCGCGTGGAACCTGTATGTGAACTTGTCCCGGCGCGTGTAAGCCCATTTTTGTCCCGtttgacttctttttttcttagtttCCTCCTGAATGCAATCCTAActctattttaaatgaaataggATCTAATTGAGGAAAAATCAGTACTTTTGGACACGCTAATTGTGTGGAAACGCTAACGTAAGGGTATGCATCatccaggtaagtcaccacacgGAACTTTAGGAAGAAACATTTGTAGGAGTCGCTTggttatgcatgcatgctagtttaATTACCTTAGGTGGTAGCTTTCCATGTTTGAAGGTAGGTAATTTGTTGTTAAGATTATGGATGTATTATGTGAAGTATTTTGAGAATTATCTGAGTGTTGCAATTATGATTTAAGCTTCCActttatatgtatatgtttgaTTCATGTTGAAAGGAGGAAGGAAACTTGTGAAATCTGCGCTCCCTCTAGGAGCTTGATGGTTATATTGCCCTATTGAGCATATATGTTTATAGTTGCATGAATCTTATATGATGAtgctagttctaacgggtacACTCTGTTAGCTTTCATGATTCAGTTTAACGATAAAACTAAGGTTTTGTGGTTAGAGTAACAAGTTCCTAAGCGAAGACCTAACCCTCCCCTAGGAGCATAAGAAACTACCACGGTAAACGAACTATCTCTAGAGTACCCTTAGGTTATTTGTGTGCAATTGGTGTTAAAGCTTCGTGGGAGACCAGGGGGTTCCTGATCAGGACTCGTCTACTCTAAAGCCATTTTAGCACGGGAAACATGAGACTCACGTTGTAACGGACCATTTAGCTGGATGGGAATGGGGGAGGTAGCCCTCCCCGAACAAAGGGGGATTACCATAGGACTAGGGGGTTACAACTCACTTCCTAGGTAAGACACCAGGTAGTCTCATAGTCATGCCAAGGTAGCTACTCGCAGGCAGCAGTCAAACAGAGGTTGGCATAAGAGAACTCTTAAGGTTTAATGAAAGGACGAAGAACTAAAGAAGCTCAAGGAGCTAAGACCTGAACTAGATGTTCTAAAGCCAAAGAAAAAGGCCGTGGAAGTTTGTCAAGATTAGGATGCgctaagagcctacaagtaggtggcttactgagtataattttatactcattcttaccatatctttctttttcaggtatGTGAGGCATTGGGTCAAGAGAGGGCGCGTTGAAAGATGTGGATTATCACAGAGGAAGCGTGTCTCGGGGCGTCAGTCCGGTTTTACCGATTAGTACATTTTTGTCcttcatgttttctttctttgtctaaAACTAGTCACCTATGTTCTCTTTGTATTGAAACGCTCTTCTTACGAAAAtaatgattgatttttttaaaatcatgttttcctttgaatttcttgcaTACACACTACACGTCATAGTCATAAAAAGTCACGACTTGAGGATAAATTTTTAGGTTGTGACATTATGAAAATGAATGGATCATTGTTTCAGAATGTTCAAACCACGTGATTAACGATCAAAGGGGTGCAATGGAAGTCGGTGGCCCTCAAAGAAGGAAGTATTATCAGGCTTGGacaacattgaagaaatttttcaCAGAGAGCAAACTATATACATTTGCTTAAGTGATGATGTGCCTAAAGATCCAAGTGGCATTGATTCTGGTGAGTAAGAAGTGACTCGACCAAACGAACCTAGCAAAATACAAATGGCATCTCAACAAAGATGGTCAGAAAAAATCCAATATCCAAATTCGAAGTATGTCAACACAACCATTATAGGAGACGAAGTTAAAGAGTTAGAGACATGAAAAAACATCGCAAAATACGGCTTGGTAGCAgacaatggaggaagaaattatagccttggagaaaaattaaacttgAAAACTATTACAGAAGACGAAGTTAAAGAGCTAGAGACATATGAAGAAGCATCGCAAAATATGGCTTTGTAGCAgacaatggaggaagaaattatagcctTCGACCAAAATTAAACTTGGGAACTAGTGTCCAGACCAAAATTAAACTTGGGAACTAGTGTCCAGATCAAGAGATATCAAATCCATCTCTTGCAAGTGGGTTTACAAAATAATGTGTCTCGTTGATGGATCAATTGAGAGATACAGGTTTCTCTAGTACTTGCGGTAAATAAAGATTGGAAATTATGACAGATGgatataaagaatgctttatTGCATGGAGAGTTGGACCGAGAGACCTAtatgaaccaaccaaatggATTTGAAAATGGAGTTGAAGTCATTAATAATTACAtgcaaagtccaaagaagccTAATTTGGATGCGATTCGACGAAtcttgagatatgtcaaaggtacaatTGATTATGATCTTTTGTACTAAAGAAGTGAAAACTTTAAGCTAGCTAGATATCGTGGTGTTAACTATGCAGGATATTACAATACCCAAAGATCAAGCACTGGATATGTGTTCAAGCTCGGTTCGAGAACAATTTTTTGGTGTagtaaaaaacaacaaacagTATCATTATCAACTACACAAGCGTTGTACAGAGCAGTAGTTGGAGCAGCTCAAGAAAGTACATGACTGAAAATCTTAACAAAAAAtttacataaaagaaaattgattatcCAATACCACTTCATTGTGACAACCAATTTGCGATTCGCCTCGCagaaaatttgagaatttgTGCTATAACAAAGCATGTGAATGTgcattactattttattaaagaGAACATCTTCTAAGAAGAATATGGATGACCAAGTGGCAAACTTGTTTACAAGAGGGTTGAATACCGACAAATGTGAGGATTTTCGTTATCAACTCAATATGGTGCAACGAATGAAGACTAGTGCTAACCgaagtgttaaaatatcatcactcgCTTAATAGGGTTAAACCCAATAATTGTACGagttgtatatttattttaggaaaatgatttagataatttaacaataaagATATCTAactattttaggaaaaaaaattatacaatttTACGAATAAATGGttgaatattttagaaataaattgtCTTTTCCTCTGTTATATACCATTTCACCTGCCTAGGTTTTAGTATATACCCTTTTATCTACTTGGGTTTCAAtcccaataaaaataatacaagaGTGGAAGAAATCTAAATCTTTAGATTAAAGTACCTTTCACGCAAAATGAGCTCAACGTTAGGCAAAAAAGAAGGTGGTTAAGACTTGTAAAAGACTATCACATAGAGATCCTATATTATCCTCGTAAGTTAATATTGTAGTTGACCCCTTAAGTTGAAAGGTGATCCACTCCTCAGCATTAATCATAAGATAAAAGAAGCTCCAAGAAGAAATGATTGGGGCCGACATCGAGGTCTTTGTTAAACGCTTAACAGAAAAATTGGCACAACTAACGGTCCAACCTACACTAAGAAGGCACATATGTGATACTCAGGAAAAGGACCCTTACCTCAGCAAAGTCTTGCAACAACTAGAAGTTGACCATCTCGAAGGATTCTCCATGTACACCGATAAAGGCCTCTTGTGGAGATGACGATTATATGTATTGAAGGATGAGAGACTAATAAAGGAATTACTCATAGAAGTCCACGATTCATCATTCACCCTTCACCCTGGAAACACCAAGATGTATCCAGACTTAAGATCCTACTACTAGTGGCTAAGGAAGAAACTGGACATAGCAGAATACATAAGCCGATGCTTGACCTGCCAATAAATCAAGACACCAAGACAACACCCGTCAGAGCTCCTACAACCCTTAAGAATTCCTCCATGGAAGTGGGAGGAAGTCACCATGGATTTCATCGCAGGATTACCTAAAATTAAGAAAGACTTCACTGTCATAGGAAGACTACTTACTCAGTAGATAAGTGTACCCAATTTTACATGGAGTAAATAGTTGGACTATACGGAGTACCAGTATCATATCAAACTGAGATGCCAGGTTTACATCTCGCTTTTGAAAGTCTTCAAAAGGCCTCGGGTATGACAGGAAGGCTCATTCAAGTATTGGAAGACATACTAAAGGCATGTGTGATGGACTTCGCAGGCCTAcatctcataaaattttcttataataataattaccaAGCCACGATACAAATGGTCTCGTACGAGGCACTTTACGGACGAAGATGTTGATCCCCTATCTTTTGGGAAGATATGGGCAAACGACAACTATTGGGGCCAGAGTTGGTGCAAATCACCAATGCAGCAGTCGAGAAGATCAAAGATAGGATACAAACTGCACAAAGCCGACAGAAGAACTATGCAGACCTAAGGCGTAAGGACTTGAAATTCAAGGCGAGGGACCATGTGTTCCTAAAGGTAGCACCCATGCGAGGGGTGCTCAAGTTTGGTAAAAAGGGAAAGCTAAGCCCTAGGTTTATCGATCCTTTCGAAAGACTAGAAAGGATAGGACTTGTGACCTATAGACTAGCACTGCCACCAaacttttttttgaagtaCACAACATGTTTCATGTATCCATACTACCGAAGTATACTCTAGACCCTACACACGTATTGACTCATGACACTTTCTCTCTGAGAGAAGACCTAATGTATAAAGAAGACCTAGTCCAAATATTAGATAGAGAAGTCAAGAGATtgagaaaaaaggaaatcgCTCTTGTGAAGGTCTTATGGAAGAATCATAAAGCAGAGGAAGCAACTTGAGAACGGGGGAGGAAATGAGAACCTTTTACTCAACTTGTTTTAGGATAAAAACTTTGGAGGATGAAAGTTATTAAAACGAGGGAAGAATTTGTAACATCTGAGAACCATCCAAAAAGAGACGAAGTATAATCCCTAATAAGTTTCAAGGTTTTGAAAGTAAATAACTAAGgaaaattggattaaaaaaattagaaaatggaTTATTACCAAGCTTCccacatttttaatttcaaggtACACGACGGAAAAATGGTCAAGAAGAGgtaaaatttttttagaaaaattatagattttttgaaaaaataatattgaagtACTCAAAGGGACAAATTGCCAAATTGCCCCTTAAAATATGGATAATGACAAAAATATCCCTGTTGTCCAAAATCAGATCTCCACGGTACCCTTATGCACAAAATCCACCTTATCTCAAAATTTGGTTGTTCGGTATCCTCCAAAGTTCGGCACAATCTAAAACGCTTACAAATCATCCCATCCAATTGctagaattcaaaattaaggtcGTCAAAGTTCTGATTAGAATAGGTTTTTCAGTGGAAGATCTANGTTCGGCACAATCTAAAACGCTTACAAATCATCCCATCCAATGGctagaattcaaaattaaggtcGTCAAAGTTGTGATTAGAATAGGTTTTTCAGTGGAAGATCTAAGAAGATCAAGAGTGAAATTATTGCAATTTTTGATGTTTCAATGGTCGTGGATCATCCctctataaattatgaatcCGAGAAAACTATTAGGAGAAAGAAGCAAGCATAATCGAGCCCTCAATCGAAAGTTATAAGCCATTCATTTTTGGGTATTGAGTTCTTAGGTTTACCTAAAATTTGAGAGCTACAGTCCACCATTTATCTCCGAATTTGATTCTACACCTTCTAGCAAGATTGCCCATAAGTCTGGTAAAAGAAGGAAGCTTTGAAAAACGCCACTATCCTATTCTCCCGATCCTATCCTCCATTGAAGAAGGTTTGAAAGATAGCTTGTAATCGAATCTAAGGCTACTGATGGATTTACCACACGATCATTTTCTGCACATCCAATGATCATTTTCGAATAAGactatgaaaagaaataacctTGGAGCGTGTGTAATTGGAGAGATTCCTTATTGGGTAAGATTTTGGGGTAAAACTCGAATCCGGGTCAAAATTGATGATTCTATTTGCTGTAGGGGACTAAATTGAGTATGTTTGATGAAGGAGTCGAGGCATAATACACTCTGAACCGAGCTccccaagaaaagaaaaaaattgcattCTAGGTTGAGTTGCAGACCGAGAGagaaatcttaaaattaaccTCAACCATGCCAAGGAATCTCCTCGGGTTCATTCCTTTAGCTTAGGTGAAGTATAAGGAGGGAATTTTGGTGAAGGAAGCGTGGCCTAACAGTGCCTAGATAACCCTATCCAATAACGACACATTCTGGGTTTGCTCCGGCAAGATATCAAGTTTTCTCTCAACTTTGAACACCCATAACTTATGTTGTAGTCCACGAATAGGTAAGATACCAATTCTAAACTCTTAATTGACACTTTGTCTTTAATTATCATAAAGGTTGGAGGAGCCGGTTTATCGGTGGTGGAGCTGTGGCATGTGAATCTTCTTCCCTTGCgggaggaagaagacatgggcggttcagttgaactggCCACGTCAGCCTAAAATTCTGTCCCTCCTTagtttttcatcaaattggGCCCTGTTTTGGCTGATTCTCTCAAAATTCTTaatggttctagaaactagACTCACTAAGGAAACtaccaaagaaaatttggaggaaATTGAGTACTAGAATCTCAAGAAACAAGGCTCCAAACATCGGATAAAGGTAAGTAGTCATCTTgaacattttttaagaaatattttaggaatCGCAGACtagatatttatgtttaaattacTGTATTATATCCCTTTTTAGGAAATGTTCATGCACACTATGATTATGCTGTTATAAGAAGACTATTACATGTCGACCAACTAACCCCTAATCTTAAACTCACTCAATTGTTTAAAAGTccctataatattttttataacttaTTTTGATTTACCATTACTATACAAGAACTATTAGAAGTTTGTTAATGAACCAATTTGATCGGTAGGGTTTCGCTGTAGTTAATCTTTATGAGTTGACAAAACTATGACTAAAACCTGAATTTTTATAAACCTTATAAGAACCTATTAGTGCATTGTGAGTCCGGTTAGGGAATCTCCAACTACTCCCTAATCCGAAACTTGTTCAAATGATATCAAGAACTACATAGGTAGATGAGTATTTATTAGATTAAAGCTCGCAAcctcttttattaattttgcaTTATGAGGCCTAATAGGGAGAGACCATCTAACTCCCTACTAAAGACTTCGAGAACAAGCTTATATCGGTATGATGAGAACTATTGATTGGAATCGACGCCAAGGTCACGCCTCTAGGACCTACAAGATATAGGTCTATAATGATGAAGATAAATAAGAGTCGTAGAATATCTAATCAAGATACATTAGAATTATAAGAACAAACCCTATTATAAAGATGAGCTCAAAAGAGTTAAATCGAGTTAGATCTTGAGAACGGATTGCCCATGAAACTTTCTTTATTCATATCACAACATTTGGTAACCATGTACCTCAGCAAGAAGTACGTCTAGAGATGCATTATACTAAGCTCCAAAGAAACAGTCATTGCCTCTAAAATATGAGTACTGAAGACCGTGACCAAACATTCTACTCATCAAAACAACGAGATCAAATCAATCTATATTGAAAGGGTTCTCGTGTCCATCGATATAAGGTGCGTGCATTTTTAacctatttttaatttatccaAGTTTTtatggaagagagagagagagagggtgaGAGAGAAAGTATTTAGTCAGCGTAGATAGACATTCATGGGCAGCCCTAAACCCTTTTATCCAATCAAACACCTTAAAATCCCTATCCAATTCAATCCTCTCTCATTACTCACTCACGCAACATTATCCAAATTGATAACGAAATCAGTGGTTCTCCATCTTCAAGCTCAAACACCCACCTCCATCTCCACATTCCCATctctaaattatcaaaaaaaaattttaaaaatcccaacaaaaacttgaaaattacccccaaaaacaaataaaccaACAACAAATCTTCACTTTCCATTCTAGAGGAAGCTCTTAGCTTGTTCTTCTGACATTTTGAGTGGcaatggcttcttcttcttcctctacattcgctctctcttcctcctccaccCTCCTCGACTCCAAGGCCCCTCGACAATCCGCTTCGCCGTCATCCACCGTGCCGCTCCCTACTCTCCCGTCACCGCCTCCTCCGTCGACCCAAATCCGCTCTTGGAAATCCACTGCCTATTGTGAGAATTATGATGCACATTCTTTAAGTTCATAGTAAATTTAATCTCTTACCTCTAGTCTtaacaattttcttctttttcaggtcGGAAGATCGCTCGCAATGTGATGGCCATGGCGACCGGAGAAGTCCCGGCTGAAGTAGCCACGGCGGAGATGGCGGAACTGCCGGAAATCATcaaaaaagttcaagaagcTGTATGccaaagacaaaaaaaaattgaacttttagttttttttcttactattttttcaattttctttacaATTGGGTTGACTTTTATTTGTCAGTGGGATAAGGTTGACGATAAGTATGCAGTCAGCTCACTTGCAGTGTCTGGTTTTGTTGCCCTTTGGGCCTCCGCCGGCGTTGTCTCGGTGAGcctctttttccctttcttttttcaaatcaATCCAATAATTGGGTTAAATTTGTGGGTNttttttttttttttttttttttttttttttttttgcttcagGCAATTGATAGGCTTCCACTAATTCCTGGACTGCTTGAGCTTGTGGGCATTGGCTACACTGGGGTGAGTTAAATTAAGGGTATTTCATATGATTTAGTTTCATGATTTCAAAAGGGTGGCTACCTAAAATTTGTATCTGGTAATGAAATTCTTCTGCAGTGGTTTGCGTACAAGAATCTGATTTTCAGACCAGACAGGTGAGTTCTTACATACCAtgatgtttggtttttttgttacttttattATGGTGTTGTTTACATTTGATGGATTTTTGCAGGGAAGCTTTGTTGCAGAAACTAAGGGAAACTTACAATGAGGTAATAGGGAGCAGCTAAAGAAGATGTGTTGGAAGAGGGATTTAATGCCGTGTGGCTAATAAGAGTTCAAATTATGGTGttcttttcaa is part of the Cucurbita pepo subsp. pepo cultivar mu-cu-16 chromosome LG12, ASM280686v2, whole genome shotgun sequence genome and harbors:
- the LOC111806605 gene encoding protein CURVATURE THYLAKOID 1B, chloroplastic, whose translation is MASSSSSTFALSSSSTLLDSKAPRQSASPSSTVPLPTLPSPPPPSTQIRSWKSTAYCRKIARNVMAMATGEVPAEVATAEMAELPEIIKKVQEAWDKVDDKYAVSSLAVSGFVALWASAGVVSAIDRLPLIPGLLELVGIGYTGWFAYKNLIFRPDREALLQKLRETYNEVIGSS